A DNA window from Roseovarius sp. Pro17 contains the following coding sequences:
- the argJ gene encoding bifunctional glutamate N-acetyltransferase/amino-acid acetyltransferase ArgJ — MAKNTSVSPLAPADFPDLPVIEGVRFASIAAGVRYTGRTDVMLAHLAPGSTVAGVFTRSATRSAPVLDCQAKIARSGDEGAAFLVNSGNSNAFTGRHGVESVRAVTSGVAEVLGLPEHRVFSSSTGVIGEPMKHERIVAKLADLKEALTTGGIADAARAIMTTDTFPKGSATEVDVDGQTVRIAGIAKGSGMIEPDMGTMLVYIFTDAKVPQPVLQSMVSALNRTTFNCITVDSDTSTSDTLLVGATGASGVSITEHSIGFMEGLRRVMLDLAQQVVRDGEGATKLVEISVTGAASDDDAHKHAKSIANSPLVKTAIAGEDPNWGRVVMAIGKSGARADRDTLAIWFGDIKVAENGWVSPDYCEDEAAAYMKRQELIIHVDLGLGGGTARVWTCDLTHGYIDINADYRS; from the coding sequence ATGGCCAAGAACACCTCTGTTTCGCCGCTCGCACCTGCCGATTTTCCTGATCTGCCTGTGATCGAGGGGGTGCGCTTTGCCAGTATCGCCGCCGGTGTGCGCTATACAGGGCGCACTGACGTAATGCTGGCGCATCTGGCGCCCGGCAGCACGGTGGCAGGGGTGTTCACCCGCTCGGCTACTCGGTCCGCACCGGTGCTGGATTGTCAGGCCAAGATTGCGCGAAGCGGCGATGAGGGCGCGGCGTTCCTCGTAAATTCCGGCAATTCCAACGCCTTTACCGGGCGTCACGGTGTTGAGTCGGTGCGCGCAGTCACGTCAGGCGTCGCGGAGGTGCTTGGTCTGCCGGAACACCGCGTCTTTTCGTCCTCGACCGGTGTGATTGGCGAGCCGATGAAGCATGAGCGCATCGTCGCCAAGCTGGCCGATCTGAAAGAGGCCCTGACGACCGGCGGCATCGCCGATGCCGCCCGCGCGATCATGACGACCGACACTTTTCCCAAAGGCTCGGCGACCGAAGTGGACGTTGACGGCCAGACCGTGCGTATCGCCGGCATCGCCAAGGGTTCGGGCATGATCGAGCCTGATATGGGCACGATGCTGGTCTACATCTTTACCGACGCAAAGGTGCCGCAGCCGGTGCTGCAATCCATGGTTTCGGCGCTGAACCGTACCACATTCAACTGCATCACCGTCGATAGCGATACCTCGACCTCCGACACGCTGCTGGTAGGCGCGACCGGCGCTTCAGGTGTCTCCATAACCGAACATAGCATCGGCTTTATGGAGGGGCTTCGCCGCGTCATGCTGGACCTCGCTCAGCAGGTGGTGCGCGACGGCGAGGGCGCGACCAAGCTGGTCGAAATCTCGGTCACCGGTGCTGCCAGTGACGACGACGCGCACAAACATGCGAAATCCATTGCCAATTCGCCCTTGGTGAAAACCGCCATAGCGGGCGAGGACCCGAACTGGGGCCGTGTCGTAATGGCCATCGGAAAATCCGGCGCGCGTGCAGATCGCGACACGCTGGCAATCTGGTTCGGTGATATCAAAGTCGCCGAAAACGGCTGGGTCAGCCCTGATTATTGCGAGGATGAGGCGGCCGCCTACATGAAGCGGCAAGAACTGATCATCCATGTCGATCTGGGCCTTGGCGGCGGCACCGCGCGCGTATGGACCTGCGATCTGACGCATGGGTATATCGACATCAACGCCGACTATCGCTCGTGA
- a CDS encoding peptidylprolyl isomerase — protein sequence MLDRLKPIATCAMLMGILGAAPVVAADDTESAVNADTVVATVGGTDITLGHMLTLRAGLPEQFQQVPADVLYPGILDQLIQQTLLADASKDDLSKRAALALENERRALIATEEMARIAETAVTDEAVQSYFDENFLNGEDVSEYKAAHILVETEEEAQKLVDELKDGGDFAALAQEHSTGPSGPSGGALGWFSEGMMVEPFQMAVEGMEAGSVSDPVQTDFGWHVIKLEETRIKDAPKLDEVRPQIEEALRQKAIEKEITRLQELGDVDRTAGDAMDPAVLNQLDLLEE from the coding sequence ATGCTCGACCGTCTCAAACCGATTGCCACCTGTGCCATGCTGATGGGGATACTCGGCGCCGCGCCGGTCGTCGCCGCAGATGACACCGAGAGCGCAGTCAATGCCGACACCGTCGTCGCCACAGTGGGTGGGACCGACATCACGCTGGGTCACATGCTGACTCTGCGCGCCGGTCTGCCTGAGCAATTTCAGCAGGTGCCTGCCGACGTTTTGTACCCCGGTATCTTAGACCAGTTGATCCAGCAGACGCTACTGGCGGATGCCAGCAAGGACGACCTGTCCAAGCGTGCCGCACTAGCGTTAGAAAATGAGCGCCGCGCGCTGATCGCCACCGAAGAAATGGCCCGCATCGCCGAGACTGCAGTCACCGATGAGGCCGTCCAGAGCTATTTCGATGAAAACTTCCTGAACGGCGAGGATGTCTCGGAATACAAGGCCGCCCATATTCTGGTCGAGACCGAAGAAGAGGCTCAAAAGCTGGTCGATGAGCTGAAAGACGGCGGCGATTTCGCCGCACTGGCGCAAGAGCATTCCACCGGCCCCTCCGGCCCGTCGGGCGGCGCGCTTGGCTGGTTCAGCGAGGGCATGATGGTCGAGCCGTTTCAGATGGCCGTCGAAGGAATGGAGGCCGGTAGCGTCAGCGATCCGGTCCAGACGGATTTCGGCTGGCACGTGATAAAACTGGAAGAGACCCGCATTAAGGACGCACCCAAACTGGACGAGGTCCGCCCCCAGATCGAAGAGGCGCTGCGCCAGAAGGCTATAGAAAAGGAAATCACCCGTCTGCAAGAGCTGGGCGATGTAGATCGCACTGCTGGCGATGCGATGGACCCGGCTGTGTTGAACCAGCTCGACCTTCTGGAAGAGTAA
- the secA gene encoding preprotein translocase subunit SecA — MLGIGTVARKVFGTANDRKVKATRPLVDKINALEPEIKALDDAGLIAKTDELRGRLQKGESLDDLLPEAFANCREAARRALGLRAFDVQLMGGIFMHQGNIAEMKTGEGKTLVATFPAYLNALGGKGVHVVTVNDYLAKRDSEWMSAVFSALGMTTGVIYPQQAEDEKQRAYACDVTYATNNELGFDYLRDNMKSELTQMHQRGHNFAIVDEVDSILIDEARTPLIISGPAQDRSDLYLAIDKLIPELAEEHYKIDEKARSCTFTDEGNEFLETLLVERGVLPEDQSLYDPESTTIVHHVNQGLRAHKLFHKDKDYIVRDGEVVLIDEFTGRMMAGRRLSDGLHQAIEAKEGADIQPENVTLAQVTFQNYFRLYEKLSGMTGTALTEADEFAEIYGLGVVAVPTNQPIARVDKDDAVFRTTAEKYKAVVEEIKEASVKGQPTLVGTTSIEKSETISQLLTDAGIDHNVLNARQHEKEAQIVGDAGKLGAVTIATNMAGRGTDIKLGGNIDMKIMEAIAADPDGDPAEIRARIEEGHKTEEQAVKDAGGLFVLATERHESRRIDNQLRGRSGRQGDPGQSSFFLSLDDDLMRIFGSERLEKVLSGLGMKEDEAIIHPWVNKSLERAQAKVEGRNFDMRKQLLKFDDVMNEQRKVIFKQRLDIMRAADLSDIVKDMRGEVIDDLVDQFMPPKTYADQWDMEGLHTAIAEQLNMDLPVQAWADEEGVDDEDISERIEKHANEMMAKKAVAFGPGNMRLIEKQLLLQTIDSKWRDHLLMLEHLRSVVGFRGYAQRDPLNEYKNEAFALFETMLDGLRQDVTQKLGQVQPVSETDQQRMMQQMMDERAALQAQTDAAITREDGKQSAATPSEAPLQGFDENDSSTWGNPGRNTACPCGSGAKFKHCHGRLA, encoded by the coding sequence ATGCTGGGTATTGGAACGGTCGCCCGTAAGGTTTTCGGCACTGCGAACGACCGAAAGGTCAAGGCGACGCGCCCGCTGGTCGACAAGATCAACGCGCTGGAGCCCGAGATCAAGGCGCTGGATGATGCCGGGCTGATTGCCAAGACGGATGAGCTGCGCGGACGTTTGCAAAAGGGCGAGTCGCTGGACGACCTTCTGCCTGAGGCCTTCGCCAATTGTCGCGAGGCCGCGCGCCGCGCGCTGGGCCTGCGCGCCTTTGATGTGCAGCTGATGGGCGGCATTTTCATGCATCAGGGCAATATTGCCGAAATGAAGACAGGCGAGGGCAAGACGCTGGTCGCCACCTTCCCGGCATATCTTAACGCGCTGGGCGGTAAGGGCGTGCATGTCGTCACCGTCAACGACTACCTTGCCAAGCGTGACTCGGAGTGGATGAGCGCCGTTTTCAGTGCGCTGGGCATGACCACGGGCGTCATCTATCCGCAGCAGGCCGAGGACGAGAAACAGCGCGCCTATGCCTGTGATGTGACCTATGCCACCAACAACGAGCTGGGATTTGATTATCTGCGCGACAACATGAAGTCCGAGCTGACCCAGATGCACCAGCGTGGCCATAACTTTGCCATCGTGGACGAGGTCGACAGCATCCTGATCGACGAGGCGCGGACGCCGTTGATCATCTCGGGGCCGGCGCAGGATCGCAGCGATCTGTATCTGGCGATCGACAAACTGATTCCCGAGCTGGCCGAAGAGCATTACAAGATCGACGAAAAGGCGCGCAGCTGCACCTTTACCGATGAGGGCAACGAGTTTCTCGAAACCCTTCTGGTCGAGCGTGGCGTGCTGCCCGAGGATCAATCGCTCTACGATCCTGAAAGCACGACAATCGTGCATCACGTTAATCAGGGTCTGCGCGCGCACAAGTTGTTCCACAAGGACAAGGATTACATCGTCCGCGACGGCGAGGTCGTGCTGATCGACGAATTCACTGGCCGCATGATGGCGGGGCGGCGCCTGTCCGATGGCCTACATCAGGCCATCGAGGCCAAGGAAGGCGCCGATATCCAGCCCGAGAACGTGACGCTCGCGCAGGTGACGTTTCAGAACTATTTCCGCCTCTATGAAAAACTGTCCGGCATGACCGGCACCGCGTTGACCGAGGCGGACGAGTTTGCCGAAATTTATGGTCTTGGCGTGGTCGCTGTGCCGACAAACCAGCCCATAGCGCGCGTTGACAAGGACGACGCGGTGTTCCGCACCACGGCGGAAAAGTACAAGGCTGTGGTCGAAGAGATCAAAGAGGCCAGCGTCAAGGGCCAGCCCACGCTGGTCGGCACCACGTCTATCGAGAAATCGGAAACGATCAGCCAGCTACTGACGGATGCGGGCATCGACCACAACGTCCTGAACGCGCGCCAGCACGAAAAAGAGGCGCAGATCGTCGGTGACGCGGGCAAGTTGGGCGCAGTGACCATCGCCACCAACATGGCCGGGCGTGGCACCGACATCAAACTCGGTGGCAATATCGACATGAAGATCATGGAGGCGATCGCCGCCGATCCCGATGGCGATCCTGCCGAAATTCGCGCCCGTATCGAAGAGGGGCACAAGACCGAGGAGCAGGCCGTCAAGGATGCTGGCGGTCTCTTTGTCCTTGCCACTGAACGCCACGAGAGTCGCCGGATCGACAACCAGCTGCGCGGCCGCTCGGGGCGTCAGGGCGATCCGGGGCAGTCTTCCTTCTTCTTGTCGCTGGACGATGACCTGATGCGCATCTTCGGATCGGAGCGCCTGGAAAAGGTACTGTCCGGCCTCGGCATGAAAGAGGACGAGGCGATCATTCACCCATGGGTGAACAAATCGCTCGAGCGCGCGCAGGCCAAGGTCGAAGGCCGTAACTTTGACATGCGCAAGCAGCTGCTGAAATTCGACGACGTGATGAACGAGCAGCGCAAGGTGATCTTTAAGCAGCGCCTGGATATCATGCGCGCCGCCGACCTGAGTGACATCGTCAAGGACATGCGCGGCGAGGTGATCGACGATCTGGTCGACCAATTCATGCCGCCCAAGACCTACGCCGATCAGTGGGACATGGAGGGCCTCCATACCGCCATCGCCGAGCAGTTGAACATGGATCTGCCGGTGCAGGCATGGGCCGATGAAGAAGGCGTCGACGACGAGGACATCAGCGAGCGCATTGAAAAGCACGCGAACGAGATGATGGCGAAAAAGGCCGTCGCCTTTGGTCCGGGCAACATGCGGCTGATCGAAAAGCAGCTGCTGCTGCAGACCATCGACAGCAAATGGCGCGATCACCTTCTGATGCTGGAGCATCTGCGCAGCGTCGTCGGTTTTCGTGGCTATGCACAGCGCGATCCGCTGAACGAGTACAAGAACGAGGCCTTCGCCCTGTTTGAGACGATGCTGGACGGCCTGCGTCAGGACGTTACCCAAAAGTTGGGTCAGGTCCAGCCGGTGTCAGAAACCGATCAGCAGCGCATGATGCAGCAAATGATGGACGAGCGCGCCGCGCTTCAGGCCCAGACCGACGCTGCGATCACGCGCGAGGATGGCAAGCAGTCCGCCGCCACTCCGTCCGAGGCACCGCTGCAAGGCTTTGACGAAAACGATTCGTCGACATGGGGCAATCCGGGCCGCAACACGGCCTGCCCCTGCGGATCCGGTGCTAAGTTCAAGCATTGCCACGGACGCCTCGCCTGA
- a CDS encoding phosphate ABC transporter substrate-binding/OmpA family protein, whose product MAQLRAAIFAALFPCLATLPAAAQDVTLTSRDGEVTITGDLQGFDGEFYRVDTIYGELTVDGSGVLCEGPGCPNLNAYVAEATLSGAPTIGRVLMPALIEAFALRQGLELSRDNISDIIFAYTLSDPATHEARGRFHVRLTNTDEGFADLLAGEADMAMSLREVTRKEAIRGREVGLGDLRDARRSRVLALDALVPLVSAGNPVTTITTPELAQVLAGEITDWVQLGGADAPIAVHLHDPTTGLGQSTERRMLQGGATEFVAGAIHHLDGDALSQAVAQDPFSLGIGSRSEKGLTFELALTGACGFAMQATRRAVKTEDYPLTAPMFLYLPARRLPKLMREFLAFTREPAAQLVIRRAGFVDQLPEEIAINDQGDRFANAVLRAGEEITLSDLQRMTRVLSPLKRLTTTFRFEPGSARLDAQSRSNVESLARALESGFYDGRQLVFVGFSDGEGPANANRTISLRRAKAVQDAVIRTAETAQLDRLKMDIEAFGEAMPMACDDSEWGRRANRRVEIWMK is encoded by the coding sequence ATGGCACAGCTACGTGCGGCGATTTTCGCCGCACTTTTCCCATGTCTCGCCACCCTGCCCGCTGCCGCGCAGGACGTGACGCTGACCTCGCGCGATGGCGAGGTGACGATTACCGGCGATCTGCAGGGTTTCGATGGCGAGTTCTACCGCGTCGATACCATTTACGGTGAGCTGACAGTCGACGGCTCGGGCGTGCTGTGCGAGGGACCGGGCTGCCCCAACCTGAACGCATATGTCGCCGAGGCGACCCTGTCGGGCGCGCCAACCATCGGCCGCGTGTTGATGCCCGCGCTAATCGAGGCATTCGCACTGCGCCAAGGGCTGGAGCTTTCGCGCGACAACATATCCGACATCATTTTCGCCTACACCCTTTCCGATCCAGCTACACATGAGGCGCGCGGGCGCTTTCATGTGCGCCTGACCAATACCGATGAGGGCTTTGCCGATCTGCTCGCGGGCGAGGCCGACATGGCCATGTCACTGCGCGAGGTCACTCGCAAGGAGGCGATACGTGGCCGCGAAGTGGGCCTTGGCGATCTGCGCGACGCCCGACGCAGCCGCGTGTTGGCGCTCGATGCGCTGGTGCCGCTGGTATCGGCGGGCAATCCGGTGACGACGATCACCACACCCGAACTGGCACAGGTGCTGGCTGGTGAGATTACCGATTGGGTGCAACTCGGCGGCGCCGACGCGCCTATCGCGGTGCATCTGCATGACCCCACCACCGGCCTCGGCCAATCAACCGAAAGGCGGATGCTACAAGGCGGGGCCACGGAATTCGTCGCCGGCGCCATACATCACCTGGATGGTGACGCGCTGTCGCAGGCTGTTGCGCAGGATCCATTCTCGCTGGGCATTGGCAGCCGCTCGGAAAAGGGCCTGACCTTTGAGCTGGCCCTGACCGGAGCTTGCGGATTCGCGATGCAGGCCACCCGTCGCGCGGTCAAGACTGAGGATTACCCCCTTACCGCGCCAATGTTCTTATACCTACCCGCGCGCCGCCTACCCAAGCTGATGCGCGAATTCCTCGCGTTTACCCGCGAGCCAGCAGCGCAATTGGTGATTCGCCGCGCCGGATTTGTCGACCAACTGCCCGAAGAGATCGCGATCAACGATCAGGGCGATCGCTTTGCCAACGCCGTGCTGCGCGCCGGAGAGGAAATCACGCTCAGCGATCTTCAACGTATGACGCGCGTGCTTAGCCCGCTGAAACGTCTGACGACAACCTTTCGATTCGAACCCGGCTCGGCCCGGCTGGACGCGCAGTCACGCTCAAATGTTGAGAGTCTGGCGCGGGCATTGGAAAGCGGTTTCTACGACGGGCGACAGTTAGTCTTTGTCGGTTTTTCAGATGGCGAGGGCCCGGCGAACGCCAACCGCACCATATCCTTGCGCCGCGCAAAGGCCGTGCAGGACGCGGTCATTCGAACTGCCGAAACCGCGCAACTAGACCGGCTCAAGATGGATATAGAGGCTTTCGGCGAAGCGATGCCCATGGCCTGCGATGACAGCGAATGGGGCCGCCGCGCCAATCGCCGGGTCGAGATCTGGATGAAATAG
- a CDS encoding DUF3179 domain-containing protein produces the protein MLRLALIALTLMATGAGADPTFWKPEWPQTNFAKRNIESWAEILSGGPPKDGIQAIDAPTFRKAVGETRIDGPEPVITVEIAGTPPRAYPVRYLMWHEIVNDTVAGVPIAVTFCPLCNSGIVFDRRTAHGTLSFGVSGKLRNSDMVMYDRETHSWWQQAQGLAIVGDLTGTQLTALPAWMESWDQFRARAPGGLVMEPPQQGPQYGRNPYARYDSASRPFLYSGDPPPHGIPALARVVRVGARAWPLTRLREAREIREAEVTLSWEAGQASALDTTRIGEGRDVGTVRVRDSSGRDVPHDVMFAFAYHAFWPDGQWMLSE, from the coding sequence ATGCTTCGCCTCGCTTTGATCGCGCTGACCCTGATGGCCACGGGCGCCGGGGCCGATCCCACATTCTGGAAACCTGAGTGGCCACAGACGAACTTTGCCAAGCGCAACATCGAAAGCTGGGCCGAAATTCTCTCGGGCGGCCCGCCCAAGGACGGCATTCAGGCCATCGACGCGCCAACCTTTCGCAAGGCGGTAGGCGAGACGCGCATCGACGGGCCTGAGCCAGTCATCACTGTCGAAATCGCCGGCACGCCGCCGCGCGCCTATCCGGTGCGCTATCTCATGTGGCACGAGATCGTGAATGATACAGTGGCAGGCGTGCCCATCGCCGTCACCTTCTGCCCGCTCTGCAACTCGGGCATCGTGTTCGACCGGCGCACCGCGCATGGCACGCTCAGCTTTGGTGTCTCGGGCAAGCTGCGCAATTCGGATATGGTCATGTATGACCGCGAAACCCATAGCTGGTGGCAGCAGGCACAAGGCCTCGCCATCGTTGGCGATCTCACGGGAACGCAGTTGACCGCCCTGCCCGCATGGATGGAAAGCTGGGACCAGTTCCGCGCCCGCGCGCCCGGCGGGCTGGTGATGGAGCCGCCACAGCAAGGCCCGCAATACGGACGAAACCCCTATGCGCGCTACGACAGCGCATCGCGCCCATTTCTATACAGCGGCGATCCTCCGCCGCATGGCATCCCGGCGCTGGCACGCGTCGTGCGTGTCGGTGCGCGTGCATGGCCGTTGACGCGGCTGCGCGAAGCGAGAGAGATACGCGAGGCAGAGGTGACGCTCTCTTGGGAGGCCGGACAGGCATCTGCACTAGATACCACGCGGATCGGAGAGGGGCGTGATGTCGGCACTGTGCGGGTGCGGGACTCCAGCGGGCGGGACGTTCCACATGACGTAATGTTCGCTTTCGCCTACCACGCCTTTTGGCCTGATGGGCAATGGATGCTCAGTGAATGA
- a CDS encoding DUF4336 domain-containing protein, whose protein sequence is MALLKNATGYEPLNTLKPVADDIWLVDGPALSFYGMPFSTRCTVVRLENGDLWVHSPTLLTDGLRTELHALGPVRHLIAPNWIHYSYVRDWQQAYPDAAAYAAPGVVERAAKKGLSLVFDTDLGQEAEPSWAGQIDQMIVEGSKVHREAVFLHRASATLILTDLIENFETAKLPTWMRPLVWIAGIDDSDGKMPPDMRQTFRKAPLAEAVERMIAWEPQRLILAHGRWYQSDAVGELRRAFRRILRDREWIVAMERIEAERAKGEHSD, encoded by the coding sequence TTGGCACTGCTGAAAAATGCCACGGGCTATGAGCCACTGAACACGCTCAAGCCCGTGGCCGATGACATTTGGCTGGTAGACGGTCCGGCACTTAGCTTTTACGGTATGCCGTTCTCAACCCGCTGCACCGTGGTACGGCTGGAGAATGGCGATCTTTGGGTTCATTCCCCAACATTACTGACGGACGGGCTACGCACCGAACTGCACGCTCTGGGGCCGGTGAGGCATTTGATCGCGCCTAATTGGATTCACTATTCGTATGTCCGCGATTGGCAGCAGGCCTACCCCGATGCCGCCGCCTACGCCGCCCCCGGCGTAGTGGAACGTGCGGCGAAAAAGGGTCTATCGCTGGTGTTCGATACCGATCTCGGACAAGAAGCCGAGCCATCTTGGGCCGGACAAATCGACCAGATGATCGTTGAAGGCAGCAAGGTGCATCGCGAGGCGGTATTTTTGCACCGCGCCTCTGCCACGCTGATCCTGACCGACCTGATCGAGAATTTCGAGACGGCAAAGCTACCCACGTGGATGCGCCCCCTCGTCTGGATCGCCGGAATCGACGACAGCGACGGCAAGATGCCACCCGACATGCGCCAGACCTTTCGCAAGGCACCATTGGCCGAGGCCGTCGAGCGCATGATCGCATGGGAACCGCAGCGCCTGATCCTTGCGCATGGGCGCTGGTATCAAAGCGACGCCGTGGGCGAGTTGCGGCGCGCCTTTCGCCGCATCCTGCGGGACCGCGAATGGATCGTGGCGATGGAGCGGATCGAGGCAGAGCGCGCCAAGGGCGAGCATAGCGACTGA
- a CDS encoding peptidylprolyl isomerase, with amino-acid sequence MRNILAAVLMATAAPALATGLEIDIGGEANGTVTIDLFEDVAPQHVERITALAKDGAYDGVVFHRVISGFMAQTGDVQNGKLEGGNLSLAGQGGSDMPDLKAEFSDQPFEAGVIGMARSQSPDSANSQFFIMFGPAPHLNGQYTVVGKVTDGMDVVNAIKRGAGSNGEVDGTPDVMQSVKVID; translated from the coding sequence ATGCGTAATATTCTGGCAGCAGTTTTAATGGCGACCGCCGCACCGGCGCTGGCCACTGGCCTTGAGATCGACATTGGAGGCGAGGCAAACGGCACCGTCACCATCGATCTCTTTGAGGATGTCGCGCCCCAGCATGTGGAGCGGATCACGGCACTGGCCAAAGACGGCGCATATGACGGCGTCGTCTTTCACCGCGTCATCAGCGGCTTCATGGCCCAGACCGGCGATGTGCAAAATGGCAAGCTGGAGGGTGGCAATTTGAGCCTCGCAGGCCAAGGCGGCAGCGACATGCCCGACCTCAAGGCCGAGTTTTCGGACCAACCGTTCGAGGCAGGCGTCATCGGCATGGCCCGCAGCCAAAGCCCCGACAGTGCAAACAGCCAGTTCTTTATCATGTTCGGCCCCGCACCGCATCTGAACGGCCAGTACACTGTCGTCGGCAAGGTAACCGACGGCATGGACGTAGTGAACGCGATCAAGCGCGGCGCCGGTAGCAACGGCGAAGTCGACGGCACACCGGACGTCATGCAATCCGTCAAAGTTATCGACTGA
- a CDS encoding peptidylprolyl isomerase — MAEIKDPENTILIELKDGTVAIELLPDVAPDHSERMKELARSGAYDNVAFHRVIDGFMAQTGDVANGNMEKDYNPRGAGTGGSDLPNLKAEFSKIPHDRGTLGAARSANPDSANSQFFISFKDNHFLNGQYTVYGRVIQGMEHVDAIAKGEPPANPDRMISVKVASDA; from the coding sequence ATGGCCGAGATCAAAGACCCCGAAAACACTATCCTCATTGAGCTGAAGGACGGCACCGTCGCGATTGAGCTTTTGCCCGACGTCGCCCCCGATCATTCCGAGCGGATGAAAGAACTGGCGCGCAGCGGCGCTTACGACAACGTGGCCTTTCACCGGGTGATCGACGGCTTTATGGCCCAGACCGGCGATGTGGCGAACGGCAACATGGAAAAGGACTACAATCCCCGCGGCGCGGGTACGGGTGGCAGTGACCTGCCGAACCTCAAGGCCGAATTCTCGAAGATTCCGCATGATCGCGGCACGTTGGGCGCGGCGCGCAGCGCGAACCCCGACAGCGCGAACAGCCAGTTTTTCATCAGCTTCAAGGACAACCATTTCCTGAACGGGCAATACACCGTCTATGGCCGCGTCATTCAGGGGATGGAGCATGTGGACGCCATCGCCAAGGGCGAGCCGCCCGCGAACCCCGACCGTATGATCAGCGTCAAGGTGGCCTCCGATGCGTAA